The proteins below come from a single Kitasatospora sp. NBC_00315 genomic window:
- a CDS encoding cysteine protease StiP family protein — protein MAGRRAGRRPARFHRRAPRPARPRAPGAGRRAGRGAGGRWPRRSPAGPGPRLRGADVRPAAPRGAARGAARRGRRALLHHHPLPGPGRGRPRLRDPHPAGLPRARRPGRRGFARALRVQRRSRCRPGPPLRRDRAGRGRPRRHPRPARGRNRAAPAVAPGHRPRRAGRSALPPPHPSRRARSPRHRSDRRHHHRVSRGTDRLVHSFEHQPRTTPKASMTTMPPSTATTPRPLYGPEFSSYAAADVTWLLTDLSEVALEAPTEEREEAVQSGGAHYAESLPVEYQPSPEYQELFHQALRTSAARIALAVGTVAETLLRERGRGLVLASLARAGTPVGILIRRWLAFAHELDTPHYAVSIVRGRGIDPVALRYLAAHHEAADVVFVDGWTGKGAITRELAEALAGTGFNPDLAVLADPGGCVRTYGTRDDFLIPSACLNSTVSGLISRTVLRDDLIGPDDFHGAKHYAELAGADVSNSFLETVADHFAAVREEALAAADRLADEDRTPSWEGWAAVERISTEYGIDNVNLVKPGVGETTRVMLRRVPWRVLARRGAGADLDHVRLLAAQRGVPVEEVDDLPYSCVGLIHPRYSRGAVGEAGTAVLTKES, from the coding sequence CTGGCCGGCCGGCGTGCCGGACGGCGGCCGGCACGGTTTCACCGCCGAGCACCGCGCCCGGCTCGACCACGCGCTCCCGGCGCTGGCCGCCGGGCTGGCCGAGGCGCTGGCGGGCGGTGGCCGCGCCGGAGCCCGGCGGGTCCTGGTCCTCGGCTTCGAGGAGCTGATGTACGCCCCGCTGCGCCTCGCGGAGCAGCTCGCGGAGCAGCTCGGCGAGGACGTCGTGCGCTTCTCCACCACCACCCGCTCCCCGGTCCTGGCCGTGGACGACCCCGGCTACGCGATCCGCACCCGGCTGGTCTTCCCCGCGCACGACGACCCGGCCGACGAGGGTTCGCGCGAGCGCTACGCGTACAACGTCGCTCCCGGTGCCGACCCGGCCCGCCGCTTCGACGCGATCGTGCTGGTCGTGGACGACCTCGCCGACACCCCCGCCCTGCACGAGGGCGAAACCGCGCTGCTCCGGCAGTTGCGCCGGGTCACCGACCACGTCGTGCTGGCCGTTCTGCCCTCCCACCGCCCCACCCGTCCCGCCGGGCCCGGTCGCCCCGTCACCGATCCGACCGCCGCCACCACCACCGCGTGAGCCGGGGAACGGACCGACTCGTGCACTCGTTCGAACATCAGCCGCGCACCACACCGAAGGCGAGCATGACCACGATGCCTCCCAGCACCGCGACCACCCCGCGCCCGCTGTACGGACCAGAGTTCTCCTCCTACGCCGCAGCCGACGTCACCTGGCTGCTCACCGACCTCTCCGAGGTGGCGCTCGAGGCGCCGACCGAGGAGCGGGAGGAGGCCGTGCAGAGCGGCGGCGCCCACTACGCCGAGTCCCTGCCGGTGGAGTACCAGCCCAGCCCCGAGTACCAGGAGCTGTTCCACCAGGCCCTGCGCACCTCCGCGGCCCGGATCGCACTCGCCGTCGGTACGGTGGCCGAAACCCTGCTGCGCGAGCGCGGCCGGGGTCTGGTGCTCGCCTCCCTGGCCCGCGCCGGCACGCCCGTCGGCATCCTGATCCGCCGCTGGCTGGCCTTCGCCCACGAGCTGGACACCCCGCACTACGCCGTCTCGATCGTGCGCGGTCGCGGCATCGACCCGGTCGCCCTGCGCTATCTCGCGGCCCACCACGAGGCCGCCGACGTGGTGTTCGTCGACGGCTGGACGGGCAAGGGCGCGATCACCCGCGAACTCGCCGAGGCACTGGCCGGCACCGGCTTCAACCCCGACCTCGCCGTCCTCGCCGACCCCGGCGGCTGCGTCCGCACCTACGGCACCCGGGACGACTTCCTGATCCCCTCCGCCTGCCTCAACTCCACTGTCTCCGGCCTGATCTCACGTACCGTCCTGCGCGACGACCTGATCGGGCCGGACGACTTCCACGGTGCCAAGCACTACGCCGAGCTGGCCGGCGCGGACGTCTCCAACTCGTTCCTGGAGACCGTCGCCGACCACTTCGCCGCCGTCCGCGAGGAGGCGCTCGCCGCCGCCGACCGGCTGGCCGACGAGGACCGCACGCCGTCCTGGGAGGGCTGGGCCGCCGTGGAGCGGATCAGCACCGAGTACGGCATCGACAACGTCAACCTGGTCAAGCCCGGCGTCGGCGAGACCACCCGGGTCATGCTCCGCCGGGTGCCCTGGCGGGTGCTCGCCCGACGCGGCGCCGGCGCCGACCTCGACCACGTCCGACTGCTCGCCGCCCAGCGCGGCGTCCCGGTCGAGGAGGTCGACGACCTGCCCTACTCCTGCGTCGGCCTGATCCACCCCCGTTACAGCCGAGGTGCCGTCGGCGAAGCCGGCACCGCCGTCCTGACCAAGGAGTCCTGA
- a CDS encoding HAD family hydrolase, giving the protein MSTDRTGTERKFLVASDLDRTLIYSNRALALDVPDRLAPRLLSVEVHDGKALSFMTEQAAELLVELVQAAVFVPATTRTRTQYERVNLPGPTPGWVPQYAICSNGGQILVGGVPDTDWQAEVRSRLDAASAPLREVVEHLALSADPEWTHKRRVAEDLFAYLVVERAELPAGWIDELTGWCAERGWTVSLQGRKVYAVPAPLSKSEALAEVERRIGGATVLSAGDSLLDAELLLAADAGWRPGHGELADSGWTAPGVTALTQIGVAAGEEIVRQILGRVRAGSARPGAVPAR; this is encoded by the coding sequence ATGAGTACCGACCGGACGGGCACCGAACGGAAGTTCCTGGTCGCCAGCGACCTCGACCGCACGCTGATCTACTCCAACCGCGCGCTCGCCCTGGACGTCCCCGACCGGCTCGCGCCACGGCTGCTCTCGGTGGAGGTGCACGACGGCAAGGCGCTCTCCTTCATGACCGAGCAGGCCGCCGAACTGCTCGTCGAACTCGTCCAGGCGGCCGTCTTCGTGCCCGCCACCACCCGCACCCGCACCCAGTACGAGCGGGTCAACCTGCCCGGTCCGACGCCCGGTTGGGTCCCGCAGTACGCGATCTGCAGCAACGGCGGCCAGATCCTGGTCGGCGGCGTGCCGGACACCGACTGGCAGGCGGAGGTCCGCAGTCGGCTGGACGCCGCCTCCGCGCCGCTGCGCGAGGTGGTCGAACACCTCGCCCTGTCGGCCGACCCCGAGTGGACCCACAAGCGCCGGGTCGCCGAGGACCTCTTCGCCTACCTGGTCGTCGAGCGCGCCGAGCTGCCCGCCGGGTGGATCGACGAGCTCACCGGCTGGTGCGCCGAGCGCGGCTGGACGGTCTCCCTCCAGGGCCGCAAGGTCTACGCCGTGCCGGCCCCGCTCAGCAAGAGCGAGGCCCTCGCGGAGGTGGAACGCCGGATCGGCGGGGCCACCGTCCTCTCGGCCGGTGACTCCCTGCTCGACGCGGAACTGCTGCTCGCCGCCGACGCGGGCTGGCGCCCCGGACACGGCGAACTCGCCGACTCCGGCTGGACGGCGCCGGGCGTCACCGCGCTCACCCAGATCGGGGTGGCGGCCGGCGAGGAGATCGTCCGGCAGATCCTCGGCCGGGTCCGGGCCGGCAGCGCCCGCCCGGGGGCGGTACCGGCCCGATAG
- a CDS encoding zinc ribbon domain-containing protein, whose amino-acid sequence MPRYDFRCRSCGATFELRRAMAQANDPAVCPQGHPDTVKLLSTVAVTGVGGGAAPQQAPGGGGGCCGGGCCG is encoded by the coding sequence ATGCCTCGTTACGATTTCCGCTGCCGGTCCTGCGGTGCCACCTTCGAGCTGCGCCGCGCGATGGCGCAGGCCAACGACCCCGCGGTGTGCCCGCAGGGCCACCCCGACACCGTCAAGCTGCTGTCCACCGTCGCCGTCACGGGTGTCGGCGGCGGCGCCGCACCGCAGCAGGCGCCCGGCGGCGGTGGCGGCTGCTGCGGTGGCGGCTGCTGCGGGTAG
- a CDS encoding nuclease-related domain-containing protein, with translation MSDEDDLARNLPGAGLERLVREGEARYKPLVRLAARISRQRLGDTSTLRGLEGEQIVGARLESLKAAGWNVLHGVPLPSGSDIDHVVIGPPGVFTVNSKHHPGATVWVGDEVVKVNRNGFPYLQNSEFEATRTAALLTEWCGFDVPVHPVIAIVGAQKIILGVTPEVTVIDGRQIATALPCRPTELSPARVDRIFTVARHRHVWTHLGKRRSKPR, from the coding sequence ATGAGCGACGAGGACGACCTGGCACGCAACCTCCCCGGCGCCGGCCTGGAACGCCTGGTCCGCGAGGGTGAGGCGAGATACAAGCCACTGGTCCGGCTCGCCGCCAGGATCTCCCGGCAGCGGCTCGGGGACACGAGCACCCTCCGAGGACTGGAGGGTGAACAGATCGTGGGCGCCCGCCTGGAGTCACTGAAGGCCGCCGGCTGGAACGTCCTGCACGGAGTACCGCTGCCGTCCGGATCGGACATCGACCACGTGGTGATCGGCCCGCCGGGTGTCTTCACCGTCAACTCCAAGCACCACCCCGGCGCCACCGTCTGGGTCGGCGACGAGGTCGTGAAGGTCAACCGCAACGGCTTCCCCTACCTGCAGAACTCCGAGTTCGAGGCGACCCGCACCGCTGCCCTGCTGACCGAGTGGTGCGGCTTCGACGTCCCCGTCCACCCCGTCATCGCCATCGTCGGCGCACAGAAGATCATACTCGGGGTGACACCCGAAGTGACGGTCATCGACGGCCGCCAGATCGCCACCGCCCTCCCCTGCCGCCCGACGGAACTGTCCCCCGCCCGAGTGGACCGGATCTTCACCGTCGCCCGCCACCGCCACGTCTGGACCCACCTGGGCAAGCGCCGCAGCAAGCCCCGCTGA
- a CDS encoding putative leader peptide, translating to MQRVHGSNAVRLRLVARLAVDLVRSASSLCR from the coding sequence ATGCAGCGCGTGCACGGCAGCAATGCCGTTCGGCTCAGGCTGGTGGCCAGGCTGGCTGTCGACCTCGTCCGCAGTGCCAGCTCGCTCTGTCGTTGA
- a CDS encoding AAA family ATPase — MLTSTARAARLVHRSEPSGRDVEFRLLRHALDRCLRGQGGVVALNGAVGTGRTELLHVFSDAAADHGVRVLAAAGSPLEKDFPFGIVRQLFQSAGLDPATDAEVARLLEAGVEAPAGDSGARLTPQALHGLCSIVLRLAERVPLLLAVDDRQDADVQSLEFLLYLVRRTRTARVLTVLSSRETMTPPNPFFEVELARQPHHERVRLGLLSAGLVSELLREWFGADAALRLTAEAHALTGGNPLLVRALLEDQEPGRARQELVAGENYRRGLMNCLHRMDPLALRCARGVAVLGRPSEPELLAELLLLAPQSLSRAAYLLHAAGLFHEGGFRHPTGGGDLLAAMKPEELAALHRRAAQLLRAGGAPAERVTEQLRAAEGHVRAPWAVQATPATGLGAALGQALEEVLSDCDPGGTDGWAEELLQPLQPQWGLPRTGAVAGPVATSVTGAVAGVPTPDAAPALAPSPGATGAEPTTPGFTPAGLTPAGFAPAGFTPTGFTTDGFTGPGPSTLELRSPALPASDLPARSDEPVEIHCVPWLPGTGADSGEAQVRRQLKAVRYLFWHGRVAEGTAALERFEAEQPPGDEPEGLRELRSWLGYWFRSLFPQPAPVPSARFCGEDGLAVLGGLLAGLPPEESVLSAERILRDGRLGGSSVESLTSALTVLVYADRADRAARWCEPIAARTAANCSSTWHALFSALRAETALRQGDLRTAEEASRAAFARIRPEGWGVAVGYPLSTLISVRTALGRHEDAARYLALAVPDEMDRTPAGLHYRYARGGHLLAVGRIPEALADFRACGETMARWDVDHLPGIVPWRVGAAQAELALGRRQSAIALAERQLAALGPGGHARVRGMALRVRAAAGEPTERAGLLERAADALERAGDHVQFSAVLGELGAVHQAQGDPARARLAERRARPGLSHDVRAAVPRPRAVPAQPPTPLPSGASPERPGTGTDRPGTATDRLGGAGHPGAGVGHPGGVGHLRDGGHLRDGGPLGDGDRLGDAELLSDAERRVAELAVHGLTNREIARKLYITVSTVEQHLTRVYRKLGVRRRLDLRRSPYLGGELAG, encoded by the coding sequence ATGCTCACGTCCACCGCGCGTGCCGCGCGTCTTGTCCACCGATCCGAACCCTCCGGCCGTGACGTCGAGTTCCGGCTGCTGCGCCATGCGCTGGACCGCTGCCTGCGGGGCCAGGGCGGTGTCGTCGCCCTCAACGGTGCCGTGGGGACGGGCCGAACCGAACTGCTGCACGTGTTCTCGGACGCCGCGGCCGACCACGGCGTCCGGGTGCTCGCCGCGGCGGGCTCTCCGCTGGAGAAGGACTTCCCGTTCGGGATCGTCCGGCAGCTCTTCCAGAGCGCGGGCCTGGACCCGGCCACCGATGCCGAGGTGGCGCGACTCCTGGAGGCCGGTGTCGAGGCCCCCGCGGGGGACAGCGGCGCGCGGCTCACCCCGCAGGCGCTGCACGGCCTCTGCTCGATCGTGCTGCGGCTCGCCGAGCGGGTCCCGCTGCTGCTGGCGGTCGACGACCGGCAGGACGCGGACGTGCAGTCGCTGGAGTTCCTGCTCTACCTGGTGCGGCGCACCAGGACCGCCCGGGTGCTGACCGTGCTCAGCTCCCGCGAGACGATGACACCGCCCAACCCGTTCTTCGAGGTCGAGCTGGCCAGACAGCCGCACCACGAGCGGGTACGGCTCGGCCTGCTCTCCGCCGGCCTGGTCTCCGAGCTGCTCCGGGAGTGGTTCGGCGCGGACGCGGCCCTGCGGCTGACGGCCGAGGCGCACGCGCTCACCGGAGGCAATCCGCTGCTGGTCCGGGCGCTGCTGGAGGACCAGGAGCCGGGGCGGGCCCGGCAGGAGCTGGTGGCCGGGGAGAACTACCGGCGGGGGCTGATGAACTGCCTGCACCGGATGGACCCGCTGGCGCTGCGCTGCGCCCGGGGAGTGGCGGTGCTGGGTCGTCCGTCCGAGCCCGAACTCCTGGCCGAACTCCTGCTGCTCGCACCGCAGTCGCTCTCCCGGGCGGCCTATCTGCTGCATGCCGCAGGGCTGTTCCACGAGGGCGGGTTCCGGCACCCGACGGGCGGCGGGGACCTCCTGGCCGCGATGAAGCCGGAGGAACTGGCGGCACTGCACCGCCGGGCCGCCCAACTGCTGCGGGCCGGCGGCGCGCCGGCCGAGCGGGTCACCGAGCAGTTGCGCGCGGCGGAGGGACACGTCCGGGCGCCGTGGGCGGTGCAGGCGACCCCGGCGACCGGCCTCGGAGCGGCGCTCGGGCAGGCGCTGGAGGAAGTGCTCAGCGACTGCGATCCCGGTGGGACGGACGGGTGGGCCGAGGAGCTGCTGCAGCCGTTGCAGCCGCAGTGGGGACTTCCGCGGACAGGTGCCGTGGCAGGTCCCGTGGCAACTTCCGTGACAGGTGCCGTGGCAGGTGTGCCGACGCCGGACGCGGCTCCGGCCCTGGCCCCGTCCCCGGGGGCGACGGGTGCGGAGCCGACGACTCCGGGCTTCACGCCCGCTGGCCTCACGCCCGCTGGGTTCGCGCCCGCTGGCTTCACGCCCACGGGCTTCACGACCGATGGGTTCACGGGTCCGGGACCGTCGACCCTGGAACTCCGGTCGCCGGCCCTGCCGGCCTCGGACCTTCCGGCTCGGTCCGACGAGCCGGTGGAGATCCACTGCGTGCCCTGGTTGCCGGGCACCGGGGCGGACTCCGGCGAAGCGCAGGTGCGACGTCAACTGAAGGCGGTGCGGTACCTGTTCTGGCACGGACGGGTGGCGGAGGGCACCGCCGCGCTGGAGCGCTTCGAGGCGGAGCAGCCGCCCGGCGACGAGCCGGAGGGACTGCGCGAGCTGCGCTCCTGGCTCGGCTACTGGTTCCGCTCGCTCTTCCCGCAGCCGGCGCCCGTGCCGTCCGCGCGGTTCTGCGGCGAGGACGGACTGGCGGTCCTGGGCGGCCTGCTGGCCGGGCTGCCCCCGGAGGAGTCGGTGCTCAGCGCGGAGCGGATCCTGCGCGACGGCCGGCTGGGCGGCTCCTCGGTGGAGTCGCTGACCTCCGCGCTGACGGTACTGGTGTACGCGGACCGCGCGGACCGTGCGGCCCGCTGGTGCGAGCCGATCGCGGCCCGTACCGCGGCCAACTGCAGTTCGACCTGGCACGCGCTGTTCTCGGCGCTGCGGGCCGAGACCGCCCTGCGGCAGGGCGACCTGCGGACCGCCGAGGAGGCCTCCCGGGCCGCGTTCGCCCGGATCCGTCCCGAGGGGTGGGGTGTCGCGGTGGGCTACCCGCTGTCCACCCTCATCTCCGTCCGGACCGCGCTCGGACGGCACGAGGACGCCGCGCGCTACCTCGCCCTCGCCGTCCCGGACGAGATGGACCGGACGCCGGCCGGCCTGCACTACCGGTACGCCAGGGGCGGCCACCTGCTGGCCGTCGGCCGGATCCCGGAGGCCCTCGCCGACTTCCGGGCCTGCGGCGAGACGATGGCGCGCTGGGACGTGGACCACCTGCCCGGGATCGTGCCCTGGCGGGTCGGTGCGGCGCAGGCCGAACTGGCCCTGGGGCGAAGGCAGTCGGCTATCGCCCTGGCCGAGCGGCAGCTTGCCGCGCTGGGTCCGGGCGGTCATGCCCGGGTCCGCGGGATGGCGCTGCGGGTCCGCGCGGCGGCGGGGGAGCCGACGGAGCGGGCCGGTCTGCTGGAACGCGCCGCCGACGCCCTGGAGCGGGCCGGCGACCACGTCCAGTTCTCCGCCGTACTGGGTGAGCTGGGCGCCGTCCACCAGGCGCAGGGCGACCCGGCCCGGGCCCGGCTGGCCGAGCGGAGGGCCCGGCCGGGGCTGTCGCACGACGTGCGTGCCGCCGTTCCGCGCCCGCGCGCGGTGCCCGCCCAACCGCCGACGCCGCTCCCGTCCGGGGCCTCGCCCGAGCGGCCGGGGACGGGGACCGACCGGCCGGGGACGGCCACCGACCGTCTCGGCGGCGCAGGCCACCCCGGCGCGGGCGTAGGTCACCCCGGCGGCGTCGGCCACCTCCGGGACGGCGGCCACCTCCGCGACGGCGGACCGCTCGGTGACGGTGACCGGCTCGGTGACGCCGAACTGCTGAGTGACGCCGAACGGCGGGTCGCCGAACTGGCCGTGCACGGGCTCACCAACCGGGAGATCGCGCGCAAGCTGTACATCACGGTGAGCACGGTCGAGCAGCACCTGACCCGGGTCTACCGCAAGCTCGGCGTCCGGCGGCGGCTGGATCTGCGCCGATCGCCCTACCTCGGCGGCGAGTTGGCCGGATGA